tctgtccgtctgtctgtccgtctgtttgtccatctgtctgtccatctgtctgtccgtctgtctatccgtccgtctgtccgttcgtctgtctgtcaaaaacaCTCTAACTTTTCGaaagggtaaagctagccgcttgaaattttgcacaaatatttcctattagtaCAGGTAGGTTGgacttgtaaatgggccatatcggtccaggttttgatataaaccgaactcggatcttgaattctttagcctctagagtgcgcaattattattcaatttggcaaacattttgaatgacgtttttcattatgacttctaacaactgtgctaagtatggttcaaatcggtcaataacctgataaagctgtcatatataccgatctggggtcttgacttcttgagcctctagagggcgcaattcatatcccatttggctaaaattgagtGACTTGTTTCAtggtcacttctaacaactgtgctaagtatggttcaaatcggtctataacctgatatagcttcgattaaaccgatcttgaatcttgacttcttgagccattagaggacgaaattcttatccgatttgtctgaaattttgcatggcgtgtttcattatgacttccaacaactgtgcctaatctagttcaaatcagtctataacctgatatagctgccatataaaccgatctggaatcttgacctcttgagcctctagagggcgcaattattatccgatttggcctgaatcggtctttatccTGTTAAAGTTCATCTATAAACCCATAtccctatttcacttcttgagtccttaatgggcgcaattcttattcgatttggttgaaattttacataatgacttctactatggggagaagctgaacgcctgggttcgaatcctggcgagaccatcagaaaaaattttcagcggtggttttcccctcctaatgctggcaacatttgtggggcactatgccatgtaaaacttctctcgcactgcggcacgccgttcggactcggctataaaaaggaggccacttatcgttgagattaaaaacttgaatcggactgcactcattgatatgtgagcagtttgcccctgtgtcttagtggaatgttcatgggcaaaatttgcatttgcaatttgacttctaaggtctccaacattccatTGCTATTAGCAAagctattttttgtttgcctatgaagtgataccgggcaaagaacttgacaaatgcgattcatagtggagggtttataagattcggcccgaccgaacttagcattaCTTGTTCGCTGCTAATCAAACACTGGGCAACTCTATAACTGTGTTATCGTCTAGCCTTTCTTTTCTTTGTAATCTCACTTCATTCATACGTAGTCGCGAATGCTGAAACCCAAACTGGTATTGAGAATTTAAGAGAGAGTGAAAAGTCATTCACAGTCTCAAGAGAATGAGAGACCATAACACAAATCATTGCTAAAATTTGCTCAATGAAAAACGAATGGTGATAAGAAACTCATTGCACGTTGAGCGTAAGCGATAAGAATTTACTCTTCCGCCTCTATACGAGGCAAAGCATGCCCGCTTGTTGGTGGGCCCCAAGccagtttagaaacaaaaaatcaGTGTTGCGGTTATAAATCCATGGAATATGCGTTTAAAGAACATAAACTACAGCGCTAATGTTTTGAGCGCCATAGTGGTAATCTTTCAAGTGTTGCTCCCCACTGCTTGGACTTTGCCTACAAATGCCGAATTTGAGTCTCCCTATGGTGAGGAGATGCTAAAGCGTAGCAAGGCTGCTGAAATCAAATCGTTTATGGACATCAGCCATGATCCCTGTCATGATTTCTATAATTTCGCTTGTGGCAAATGGCCTCGCATCAATGCCGCACAACTCTTTGGTGACTACTCTACGGATAGATTTCATGAATTGTCCAAGGGCTTGAAGCGAAAAATCCATAAACTGCTAACGGATAAGAAAAATGGTAGCGAAATTGAGGATAAGCTAAAGGACTTCTATGTGTCGTGTTTGAAGGCTCATTACAATGAGACACATTATTTGGAAGCTTTACGTGCGGCCTACCGTCAGTTTGGAGAATTTTCCTATTTTAAACAGAAGGAAGGGGGGaatgccaccaccaccacagcaACACCTTTGGCATTTGAGTGGCCAAAAGTTGTAGCCCAGATTCTAAAGGTCTATGGCAAATCCATGATACTCTCTGTTGATGTGTTGGAGGATTTCAAGAATACCAATCGCACCATGGTGTATTTGGGTACACCCACCTTCGATTTGACCCAAATGGCGGTTAACATAATGCATCGCCTGCAGGAGGTGAAGATCTATGCAAATCTTAACAAATATCTGGGTATCCCCCTGGAGTCAgccaagaaaatttcaaaagattTGATGGCTTTCGAAAAGTCCCTCTCCGAGGGAGCCACCGATATGCGTGAGGGCAAGACCATGAACGAGCTGCTGACcttgagcagtgtaaacgatcTTAAAGAGGAATACCGCGAACTCTTCAATGTCAGAGAATTTCTTGAGGAGGCCTTGAACACCACCCAATTGCCTGAGCAAATCTATGTCTATGACAAATCCTATTTTGATAATCTGTTGCAAGTCTTACCCGCCACCCCAGCTCATGTGGTAGAGGATTATGTGTTGTGGCTATTCGTAGACGAATACTTTTTGAATGGCAAAGAGGAACAGCCCCAGAAATGGTGCACCGACAAATCCAAGAAATATTTTGGCCGTTTCATAGATCATGCCATCTATCAGCAATATCGCTCTCTCGACTATGAGAAGGAGGTCTACGATTTGTGGCAAGAGATTAAGGCTGTGTTTCGTGACTATCTCAGTGGGGATCGTTACCACTGGATATCCAATGCCACCAGGGAGCATGCCCTGAAAAAATTAGAGAACATGAATTTGACCATTAACTCGTATgagaatgaaaatttcgattcGTATTTTAAGCAACTGAAAATCGATGCCTCCAGCTATGTGGCCAATATACAGGCGGTGCTGCGGCGCAATGAGGCTTTAAGAGTCAATAAATTGGAAAAACATCCCCATGGCATTGAGGATGATCAGGTGCTCTCCTTCACCCCCGCCTATAATACCTTCAGCAATTCCATTAAAATTCCTGTGGCCGTGCTGCAGCCCTATCGTGTGTGGCATCCCTTATATCCTCGAGCCATCAAATATGCCACCTTGGGTTTTCTGCTAGCCCATGAAATGATTCATGGCTTCGATGATGAGGGCCGCAATTATGATGCCCACGGCAATACCCACAATTGGTGGGATGAAAAGTCAACCTATGAGTTCGAATCCCGCAGGCGTTGCTTCCAAGCCCAATATCATAATTACACCTATGCTGGCAATCTACTGCCCGATAGCATTTCGCAGACGGAAAACATAGCCGACAATGCTGCTGTGAAAATTGCCTATGCTGCCTATTTGCGTTGGCTGGAGCAGGAGAAGCAGAAAAACTACGACATTGAAAAGTCTGAAAGCTTTGCCACTTTGGATTACAACAACCGGGAGCTGTTCTTCCTGAGCTACGCTCAACTTTGGTGTGAGGATGTGCAGACACTGTTCAAAAGTTTATTGGCTCTCAACGACATACATGCGCCCTCCATGTATCGTGTCATAGGATCATTGGCCAATTTTCATGATTTCTCTTGGATCTTCAAGTGTGACATGGATGCGGAGAGGCCCATGAATCCCTCGGTTAAGTGTGAATTGTATTGAAACGTTTAACGTAACTATTGAAGAGATTTTATTcaacaaaattatataaaaaaaaatataaaaaataatattaagtaataaaatttaaaaaaacatttttgcagtTGGTTAAGACGACAACACAGGCAATGACAGATTAAAGTGGTGACACCAAGCTAAGTCGAAcgctatgtgcgaaatttcagccaaatcagacgaaaattgctgcttccagcggctcaagaagtgaaatctggagatcggtatatatggaagctgtgatcaggttatagaccgaattagaccgtacttggcacagctattgaaagtccttagaaaacactatgtgcaaaattttagccaaatcggacgaaaattgtacAGGGAAATCGTTGTTGCTGACGATTTCAATGTCCATAACTCCTCTTGGCTTTCCCATTCTGGACATACGACTCCGGAGGTTCAATACGCCGAGCATTTCATGTGTCGAAGGGCACCAACATAACACTCTTGACCCATTCTTAACTTCGCACCCTGAGAAGTATGAAGTCAATGTCCTTGCGCCTCTTGGTAATCGACCGATCACCGCACCATTTCAGCGTccttttcgtattctgctcttcgcgCCGCCACTTCCCCAGCCCAGCACGttgggaggccaccgcagcgcagaggttagcatgtccgcccatgacgctgcacgcctgggttcgaatcttggcgagaccatcagaaaaaaaagtaaaagcgtgctaagttcggccgggccgaatcctatataccctccaccatggatcgcatttgtcgagttcttttcccggcatctcttcttaggcaaaaaaaggatataagaaaagatttgctctgctattagagcgatatcaagatatgatccggtttggaccacaattaaattatatgttggagacctgtgtaaaatgtcagccaattcgaataagaattgcgccctttgtgggctcaagaagtaaaatagagagatcgatttatatgggagctgtatcgggctatataccgattcagactataataaacacgtatgctaatggtcatgagagaatccgtcgtacaaaattttaggcaaatcggataataattgcgacctctagaggctcaagaagtcaagatcccagatcggtttatatggcagctatatcaggttacgaaccgatttgaaccatatttgacacagttgttggatatcataacaaaatactacgttccaaaattcattcaaattggataagaattgcgctctctagaggctcaagaagtcaagacccaagatcggtttatatgacagctatatcaggttatagaccgatttgaaccatacttggcacagttgttggatgtcataacaaaacacgtcgcgcaaaatttcattccaatcggataagaattgcgcactctagagccttaagaagtcaagacccaagatcggtttatatggcagctatatcaaaacatgaaccgatatggcccatttacaatgccaaccgacctacactaataagaagtatttgtgcaaaatttcaagcggctaactttactccttcggaagttagcgtgctttcgacagacagacggacggacggacggacagacggacggacggacagacggacggacggacagacggacggacggacagacggacggacggacagacggacggacggacagacggacggacggacagacggacggacggacagacggacggacggacagacggacggacggacagacggacggacggacagacggacggacggacagacggacggacggacggacggacagacggacggacagacggacggacggacagacggacggacatggctagatcgacataaaatgtcacgacgatcaagaatatatatactttatggggtctctgacgaatatttcgagtagttacaatcagaatgacgaaattagtataccccccatcttatggtggagggtataaaaaaattcggcggtagttttcccctccttatgctggcaacatttgtgaggtactatgccatgtaaaacttctctccaaagaggtgtcgcactgcggcacgccgttcgaactcggttataaaaaaaatgaggccccttatcattgagcttaaacttgaatcggactgcactcattgatatgtgagaagtttgcccctgttccggcAATCctaactcttgttaaggatgatcagctATTCACTGACCCGCTTGGCAAGGCTAATTTACgggctgaaatgtttgcaggaaattcttctttgccgtttagcaatcaaccactccccgtgaTTAGTTCGATccctcagatattctttcgaacaaGTGAGgttaaaagggtccttgcgaaactcgacgttaataaatctccgagcccggacggtatatcaacacttgtcctctGTGAGTGTTCTtagacgcttgctcgtccactacgcaaccttttcaaccttgcttaccgttcAGGAGTTTTCccagcgcgttggaaggttgccaacgttcagcccatccccaaaaaatgtGGGGCGAACAAGCCTGccaattaccggccaattgcgatatgctccgcgctctccaaggttatggacatggttaaccatcatcttgtcagatacttagagtccaatgaccttcttagcgacagacagtatgggttctgcAGAAATAGCTCTACGGGaaacctaatggcatttttgtcggaacgtccaccagtttggtgagagtaagttcGTGGCTCTGGacatctccaaggcatttgatagggtctggcacggtgcacttttatcaaagcttgtcgcttttgatGTCGGTTaaaacttcgttcgatttatatcgagctttcccagagatcgcactatacgattTGTTGTTGAAGGGTTCttatcagatgagtatacattgacgcaggggtgccacaaggctctgtcttttccccttccctttttcctattttcattgacgatctattgggtcagacttggaatgcagtctactcatttgcccaTGACaatagtctgtgtcattcatattcattcgaccataggcccagttcTCAAGAAATTTGTGGACAGGAGGctcattatggatgagacgctctcccaggatttgttggccatttctgtgtggggtagaatgaacagagtagactttaacgcacagacacctctttcgagaagtgctgtttcttgtctcacaagcgattcactgacccacttcaatcgtcgatatctatcgacggcatagatattgagcagtcagatgctcttgatgttctgggcataaagatacaatgtccgatgtccGTTGGTTAAAACAattattcgaagtgtcgaaagaagcattcaagtgtttgggctttcttaagcggtgcaagaaatatttcacctcttctggtcttctcaatatctatactacctacttcaggccgaggatggaatataactcacatatatgggctggagctccaaaatcatccttgaagctacttgaccgggttcaacggagagcgatggtgttaatTGGGAACAGTggagtatccaactctattgcttcccttgaacatcgtcggaatgtgggtagcgttgtattgctctgtCGTTAGTTTCATGGCGTTAGGTCCAGGGATATTCGCCTCTTATACgagacgttaggatgttcaccaagaatacaagacttgccaggaactcacacccgtttgtaattgattggccagtcgaccgaaccatacgttaccgagaaaattcatttttcgcccgaagcATTCGTATGTGAAATCGAGTTAATGTCTTTcgggctaatgtctttcccaccgacatttaCGTTCAGaaattgaagacgaatatcaattaacactacaccctcttttccccctccaacccttaaccttcctaattgccaacgcaatgcactgcatatataggggacagcccctgcgtgttggttatatgaaaaaaaaattgcggcttccaagggctcaagaagtcaaatcgggagagcggtttatatgggagctgtatccaaatctgaaccatctctctgtcgaaatgacgataacggtcgaacgcgtagagctagctacttgaaattttgcatagatatttaatattgatgtaggtcgttgggttccgatttggatatagtctcCATATAATCTCCATTTGACTTTTAtaacccctagaagcctcaatttatatccaatatggctaaaatttgaaacaaagactttagttacgacttttaacatccatgccaagtctgatcctaatcggtctatacgcagata
This Stomoxys calcitrans chromosome 2, idStoCalc2.1, whole genome shotgun sequence DNA region includes the following protein-coding sequences:
- the LOC106096220 gene encoding neprilysin-4, with the translated sequence MRLKNINYSANVLSAIVVIFQVLLPTAWTLPTNAEFESPYGEEMLKRSKAAEIKSFMDISHDPCHDFYNFACGKWPRINAAQLFGDYSTDRFHELSKGLKRKIHKLLTDKKNGSEIEDKLKDFYVSCLKAHYNETHYLEALRAAYRQFGEFSYFKQKEGGNATTTTATPLAFEWPKVVAQILKVYGKSMILSVDVLEDFKNTNRTMVYLGTPTFDLTQMAVNIMHRLQEVKIYANLNKYLGIPLESAKKISKDLMAFEKSLSEGATDMREGKTMNELLTLSSVNDLKEEYRELFNVREFLEEALNTTQLPEQIYVYDKSYFDNLLQVLPATPAHVVEDYVLWLFVDEYFLNGKEEQPQKWCTDKSKKYFGRFIDHAIYQQYRSLDYEKEVYDLWQEIKAVFRDYLSGDRYHWISNATREHALKKLENMNLTINSYENENFDSYFKQLKIDASSYVANIQAVLRRNEALRVNKLEKHPHGIEDDQVLSFTPAYNTFSNSIKIPVAVLQPYRVWHPLYPRAIKYATLGFLLAHEMIHGFDDEGRNYDAHGNTHNWWDEKSTYEFESRRRCFQAQYHNYTYAGNLLPDSISQTENIADNAAVKIAYAAYLRWLEQEKQKNYDIEKSESFATLDYNNRELFFLSYAQLWCEDVQTLFKSLLALNDIHAPSMYRVIGSLANFHDFSWIFKCDMDAERPMNPSVKCELY